A part of Gemmatimonas groenlandica genomic DNA contains:
- a CDS encoding cob(I)yrinic acid a,c-diamide adenosyltransferase — MKIYTRAGDEGATALFGGGKVGKDHPRVEAYGDVDELNASLGLARSIDMMPRIDEVLVPVQRDLFAIGALLATPDHEKMKEQLSKARIDEQRIEELERAIDACEAELEPLRSFIIPGGTPKAAALHVARTVCRRAERRVVHLAADIELPAMVVVYLNRLSDLLFMLARVANKRAGAGEVTW; from the coding sequence ATGAAGATCTACACCCGAGCAGGTGACGAGGGCGCGACCGCCCTCTTTGGTGGCGGCAAGGTCGGCAAGGACCATCCCCGCGTCGAAGCGTACGGCGACGTGGACGAACTCAATGCCTCACTCGGTCTGGCGCGATCGATCGATATGATGCCGCGCATCGACGAAGTGCTCGTGCCCGTACAGCGCGATCTCTTCGCCATCGGCGCGCTGTTGGCGACGCCCGATCATGAGAAGATGAAGGAGCAGCTCTCCAAGGCGCGCATCGACGAGCAGCGGATCGAGGAGCTCGAGCGGGCCATCGATGCCTGTGAAGCGGAACTGGAGCCGCTGCGCAGCTTCATCATTCCCGGAGGGACGCCGAAGGCGGCGGCGCTGCATGTGGCGCGCACCGTGTGCCGTCGGGCCGAGCGTCGCGTGGTGCATCTCGCCGCCGATATCGAACTGCCGGCCATGGTGGTGGTGTATCTCAACCGCCTGTCCGATCTCCTGTTCATGCTAGCTCGGGTCGCCAACAAGCGCGCCGGAGCGGGCGAGGTGACTTGGTAG
- the aroB gene encoding 3-dehydroquinate synthase, which translates to MAGARPNALDLPLPYPVYARAGARHAIGEIARLAAPSHRVAVISDTVVGRLHGESIAAQFPADSTRLFTIPPGEQEKTRDRWAELTDALLEWGAGRDTTVIAVGGGVIGDLAGFVASTFMRGLPVIQVPTTLLAMVDASVGGKTAVDTPFGKNLVGAFHNPSAVVIDPEVLVTLPADVLRSGLAEMIKHGVIADPSYFDAVLRFAGAVRDHGAQAPDFAATITTLITGSVRIKAEVVAEDSREGGLRQILNFGHTIAHAVERVLNFELLHGDAVAMGMVAEARIAESIGLARAGLAVAIADAVERAGLPSRLPPGISLDDVIAATHGDKKARAGSARYSLPRGIGEMETADGKWAVAVSDEQVRSALS; encoded by the coding sequence GTGGCAGGCGCGCGCCCCAACGCACTCGACCTGCCGCTGCCGTACCCGGTGTATGCCCGGGCCGGCGCGCGGCACGCCATCGGGGAGATCGCGCGCCTCGCCGCCCCATCGCATCGCGTCGCGGTCATCAGCGACACCGTCGTCGGGCGCCTGCACGGCGAATCCATCGCGGCCCAGTTTCCGGCCGACAGCACGCGGCTGTTCACCATTCCTCCCGGTGAGCAGGAGAAGACGCGGGACCGATGGGCCGAACTGACCGACGCCCTGCTCGAGTGGGGGGCCGGGCGCGATACCACGGTCATCGCCGTGGGCGGTGGAGTCATCGGCGACCTCGCCGGATTCGTGGCGTCCACCTTTATGCGCGGGCTCCCCGTCATTCAGGTGCCGACCACGTTGCTCGCCATGGTCGACGCGTCGGTTGGCGGCAAGACCGCGGTCGACACCCCCTTCGGCAAAAACCTCGTCGGCGCTTTTCATAACCCGTCGGCGGTGGTCATCGACCCCGAGGTGCTGGTCACGCTCCCCGCCGACGTGCTGCGCAGCGGACTCGCCGAGATGATCAAGCACGGCGTCATCGCCGACCCGTCCTACTTCGACGCCGTCCTCCGCTTCGCCGGTGCCGTCCGTGACCACGGCGCCCAGGCCCCCGACTTCGCCGCCACGATCACGACACTGATCACGGGCAGTGTCCGCATCAAGGCCGAAGTCGTCGCGGAAGACAGCCGCGAGGGCGGTCTGCGCCAGATCCTGAACTTCGGCCACACGATCGCCCATGCCGTGGAGCGGGTGCTCAACTTCGAGCTCCTCCACGGCGACGCCGTCGCGATGGGCATGGTCGCCGAAGCCCGCATCGCCGAGTCGATCGGCTTGGCCCGAGCCGGCCTCGCCGTCGCCATCGCCGACGCCGTAGAGCGAGCCGGTCTCCCCTCCCGCCTCCCCCCCGGCATCAGTCTGGACGACGTCATCGCCGCCACCCATGGCGACAAGAAGGCGCGCGCAGGATCCGCCCGTTATTCCCTCCCCCGCGGCATCGGCGAAATGGAAACCGCCGACGGCAAATGGGCCGTCGCGGTTAGCGATGAGCAGGTCCGCTCCGCGCTCAGTTAA
- a CDS encoding sigma-70 family RNA polymerase sigma factor produces the protein MQAAAATRTTEARSKGFFRSSPSTAFDQYLHDIQKLPLITDAAEERRLARLAQKGDEAAAERLVTANLRFVISYVKKYQGHGLDLSELVAIGNEGLLKAVRKFDPDQGVKFISYAVWWVRQAVLKALAEQTRSVRIPLNQNSQLIRMARGEMVLNQVLNREPTDAEMAKLLQEPIEQIRNARQITSTEVSLDAPIDRQDREASTLGERFAGETHTDIEEGTDFRLMREFIDRVFRKYLTPRERKILYLYYGLDEGAEAMTLERIGALMGVTRERIRQIRERAFEKLRESPDGRALSGFWGAA, from the coding sequence ATGCAGGCAGCTGCCGCGACCAGGACCACCGAGGCCCGCTCCAAGGGCTTTTTCCGCTCCTCCCCTTCCACCGCCTTCGATCAATACCTTCACGACATACAAAAGCTTCCCCTGATCACGGACGCCGCCGAAGAGCGTAGGCTCGCTCGGCTCGCCCAAAAGGGAGATGAGGCCGCCGCCGAGCGCCTCGTGACTGCGAACCTCCGGTTCGTCATCAGCTACGTGAAGAAGTATCAAGGACACGGCCTCGATCTCTCCGAACTCGTCGCCATCGGCAACGAGGGCCTCCTCAAGGCGGTCCGCAAGTTCGATCCCGATCAGGGCGTCAAGTTCATCTCCTACGCCGTGTGGTGGGTCCGTCAGGCCGTCCTCAAGGCCCTGGCTGAGCAGACGCGAAGCGTCCGTATCCCGCTCAACCAGAACTCCCAGCTCATCCGCATGGCCCGCGGCGAGATGGTGCTCAATCAGGTGCTCAATCGCGAGCCCACTGATGCCGAAATGGCCAAGCTCCTCCAGGAGCCCATCGAGCAGATCCGCAACGCCCGCCAGATCACCAGCACCGAAGTCTCCCTCGACGCCCCCATCGATCGTCAGGATCGCGAGGCGTCCACCCTCGGCGAACGCTTCGCCGGCGAGACCCACACCGACATCGAAGAAGGCACCGACTTCCGCCTCATGCGGGAGTTCATCGATCGCGTGTTCAGGAAGTACCTCACGCCGCGCGAACGCAAAATCCTGTATCTGTATTACGGACTCGATGAAGGGGCCGAAGCCATGACCCTCGAACGCATCGGTGCCCTCATGGGTGTCACGCGCGAGCGGATCCGCCAGATTCGGGAACGGGCATTCGAGAAGCTGCGCGAGTCGCCCGATGGACGTGCCCTCTCTGGATTCTGGGGCGCCGCCTGA
- a CDS encoding response regulator, with protein MPRVLIVDDEPGIRFALKRWFERQHWTVSEAGDGQTAITQLLASDDASESRVDLVICDLHLPLVSGEELLRTLMDRRPAVAARLILSTGDAVTDAAPGTALAIHPHVLQKPFELSTLKSLVATVVSA; from the coding sequence TTGCCTCGCGTACTGATCGTTGACGACGAGCCAGGCATCCGCTTCGCCTTGAAGCGGTGGTTCGAGCGCCAACACTGGACTGTCTCCGAAGCCGGAGATGGCCAGACCGCCATAACTCAATTGCTGGCGAGTGACGATGCGAGCGAAAGCCGCGTTGACCTCGTCATTTGCGATCTGCACCTCCCTCTGGTGTCCGGAGAGGAGCTGTTGCGCACACTCATGGACCGACGTCCCGCCGTCGCCGCTCGCCTGATCCTGTCCACCGGCGATGCCGTCACCGACGCCGCCCCGGGTACCGCACTGGCGATCCACCCGCACGTGTTGCAGAAGCCGTTCGAGCTCTCGACACTGAAATCCCTCGTCGCCACCGTCGTCAGCGCATAA
- a CDS encoding FAD-linked oxidase C-terminal domain-containing protein — MRDALLATLSAIVGPRWVKSRAPELVAYDADGLPGYRALPNLAVFPGTQSEVVAVVKALAAAGVSFVPRGAGTGLSGGALANDVVLLGLNRLTQILRVDPVNRIAVVEPGVVNAKLSRAVAPYGLQYAPDPSSQSVCTIGGNVAENAGGPHCLKYGVTLNHVVECLVVLPDGRFIRAGSAFGESDEYDVLGLFVGSEGCFGVATEITVRLVPLPDSVHTMLADFPSVNAAARAVSRIVATGIVPAALEMMDNATIRAVEASIYAAGYPTDAAAVLLCEVDGIADGLDEDVAIIRECCMESGARNVLVASTEADRVRLWQGRKKAFGAMGRIAPSLVVQDAVVPRTRLPDVLETIHEIATRYGVQVCNVFHAGDGNLHPNIPYDANDADASARVHAAMSEIMLACIAAGGTITGEHGVGLDKLPYMESLFTAESLSAMCTIRDVFDPDRRANPGKVVPVHSCKEWHRGGNRA; from the coding sequence ATGCGCGATGCCCTGCTCGCCACGCTCTCCGCCATCGTCGGCCCTCGCTGGGTGAAATCCCGCGCGCCCGAACTCGTCGCCTATGACGCCGACGGGCTCCCGGGATATCGCGCGCTTCCCAACCTCGCCGTCTTTCCCGGCACGCAGAGCGAAGTCGTGGCCGTCGTGAAGGCATTGGCCGCCGCCGGTGTCTCGTTCGTGCCGCGCGGTGCCGGTACCGGACTCTCCGGCGGTGCACTGGCCAATGATGTCGTGCTGCTCGGCCTCAATCGTCTCACACAGATTCTCCGCGTCGATCCGGTAAATCGCATCGCCGTGGTCGAACCTGGCGTGGTGAACGCAAAACTGTCGCGCGCCGTGGCGCCGTATGGATTACAGTACGCCCCCGATCCGTCGAGTCAGAGCGTGTGCACGATCGGCGGCAACGTGGCCGAGAATGCCGGCGGACCGCACTGTCTCAAGTATGGCGTCACGCTCAATCATGTCGTCGAGTGTCTGGTCGTCCTTCCCGACGGCCGTTTCATTCGCGCGGGCTCGGCCTTCGGCGAGTCCGATGAGTACGACGTGCTCGGCCTGTTCGTCGGCAGTGAAGGCTGCTTCGGCGTCGCGACGGAAATCACGGTGCGACTCGTGCCGCTGCCCGACAGCGTGCACACGATGCTCGCCGACTTCCCAAGCGTCAACGCCGCCGCGCGCGCGGTGTCACGCATCGTCGCCACCGGTATCGTGCCTGCCGCGCTCGAGATGATGGACAACGCCACCATTCGCGCCGTCGAAGCCTCGATCTACGCCGCCGGCTACCCCACCGACGCCGCCGCCGTCCTGCTCTGCGAAGTCGATGGCATCGCCGACGGACTCGACGAAGACGTGGCGATCATTCGCGAGTGCTGCATGGAATCCGGCGCCCGCAACGTGCTGGTGGCCTCCACCGAAGCCGATCGCGTTCGTCTCTGGCAAGGACGCAAGAAAGCCTTCGGCGCCATGGGCCGTATCGCGCCATCGCTTGTCGTGCAGGACGCCGTCGTGCCGCGCACACGATTGCCCGATGTGCTCGAAACGATTCACGAAATCGCCACGCGATACGGCGTGCAGGTGTGCAACGTGTTTCATGCCGGCGACGGCAACCTCCACCCCAACATCCCCTACGACGCCAACGACGCCGACGCCTCCGCGCGCGTCCACGCCGCGATGTCGGAGATCATGCTCGCCTGCATCGCCGCCGGCGGCACCATTACCGGCGAACACGGCGTCGGGCTCGACAAGCTCCCGTACATGGAGAGCCTGTTCACCGCCGAATCACTGTCGGCCATGTGCACCATCCGCGACGTCTTCGATCCCGACCGGCGCGCGAATCCCGGCAAGGTGGTGCCGGTGCACAGTTGCAAAGAATGGCATCGCGGGGGCAACCGTGCGTAA
- a CDS encoding FAD-binding oxidoreductase: METSDISNAIASAIASPTVVRAVGSGTWLHGGPVENDATATVVKPRGGVIEYTPGDLVISVHAGTTLEELSATCAVSGQMLAIAPYGSPRSTIGAVVATATAAPLAYDDLAIRDLVLGLTVVTGTGDIVRVGGKVVKNVAGFDLVRLNTGAFGTLGVITEVNLRLHAKPSMDHVVTGTLDGSPWDWVPRLIANRAPLPMLVRLAPDEPAQLFARCTGNGARASALRGIMQSYGVRNAFTVGPSDTSSAHEQVPMIAALRHVPDHALVLRIRTELSGGDAMLEHVRKLLPDATLLYNPSRGSVRVVTDPGHEDDVLVEQIETQFGRTPVHYSLVAEQGAPPRHDTSHVHAPIKRAFDPHGVLNRRRATFTPKPYVR; the protein is encoded by the coding sequence ATGGAGACGTCCGACATCTCCAATGCCATCGCCAGCGCGATCGCCAGCCCCACAGTGGTCCGGGCGGTCGGCTCCGGCACGTGGCTACACGGCGGCCCCGTGGAGAACGATGCCACTGCCACCGTGGTGAAGCCTCGCGGCGGCGTGATCGAGTACACCCCGGGTGATCTCGTGATCAGTGTGCACGCGGGCACGACACTGGAGGAGCTCTCGGCGACGTGCGCCGTCAGCGGCCAGATGCTGGCCATCGCCCCGTATGGCTCACCGCGGTCCACCATCGGCGCCGTAGTCGCGACGGCAACAGCGGCACCGTTGGCGTACGACGACCTCGCCATCCGCGATCTCGTGCTCGGCCTCACCGTCGTCACCGGAACGGGAGATATCGTGCGCGTCGGTGGCAAGGTCGTAAAGAACGTGGCAGGCTTTGACCTCGTGCGCCTCAACACGGGCGCGTTCGGAACGCTCGGTGTGATCACCGAGGTCAACCTGCGGTTGCACGCGAAGCCAAGTATGGATCATGTGGTCACGGGCACGCTGGACGGGTCACCGTGGGATTGGGTACCGCGTCTCATCGCGAACCGTGCCCCGTTGCCGATGTTGGTGCGACTCGCGCCCGATGAACCGGCGCAACTCTTTGCCCGTTGCACCGGCAATGGTGCGCGCGCGTCGGCGTTGCGCGGCATCATGCAGTCGTACGGCGTGCGCAATGCGTTTACGGTCGGGCCCTCCGACACCAGCAGCGCCCATGAGCAGGTGCCGATGATCGCCGCGCTGCGTCATGTGCCGGACCACGCATTGGTGCTACGCATTCGCACCGAGCTGTCCGGTGGGGATGCGATGCTCGAACATGTGCGCAAACTCCTTCCCGACGCCACGCTGCTGTACAATCCGTCGCGTGGATCGGTTCGCGTGGTTACGGACCCCGGACACGAAGATGACGTGCTGGTAGAGCAAATTGAGACGCAGTTCGGTCGCACCCCCGTGCACTATTCGCTGGTGGCGGAACAAGGAGCACCTCCCCGCCACGACACCTCACATGTCCACGCGCCAATCAAGCGCGCCTTCGATCCGCATGGCGTCCTGAATCGCAGACGAGCCACGTTCACGCCTAAACCCTACGTTCGATGA
- a CDS encoding (Fe-S)-binding protein, with protein sequence MTSGASTPPSCALPGTPLALASKGLDACVHCGFCLQACPTYVNLEDENDSPRGRLVLMRRMLEGDIALDDPTTAQHIDRCLGCRACETACPSGVPYGDLLEATRATMAPVRGVPFVARAVLAVFKHPVLLRTALLGARLFRATRLPQLLAQILPARLAFPMAMIASTTPANLRSSAVRTTSSRTSVTPPSTPAVTATCLTGCVMSGLFSHVNDATDRVLTHNGFQLQHTRAQGCCGALHAHAGDLESARALARINVAAFEQSGTDVIAVNSAGCGAMLKQYGHLLHDDPAWAARAERVSARTRDISELLATVGPIAGTASVALRVTHDPPCHQMHAQRVVSPPLTVLRAIPGLALIPLEDADQCCGSAGIYNLVEPDTSDAVLAPKLARIAESGADWVATGNPGCMMQIGAGLLRSKSRARVVHPIELLDASYEHRP encoded by the coding sequence GTGACGTCTGGCGCGTCGACTCCGCCTTCGTGTGCGCTACCCGGCACGCCGTTGGCCCTGGCCAGCAAAGGACTCGATGCCTGCGTGCATTGCGGCTTCTGCCTGCAAGCCTGTCCCACGTATGTGAATCTCGAAGACGAGAACGATTCGCCGCGCGGGCGGCTCGTGCTCATGCGTCGCATGCTCGAAGGCGACATCGCGCTCGACGATCCCACGACCGCGCAGCACATCGATCGCTGCCTGGGCTGTCGGGCCTGCGAGACTGCCTGTCCTTCGGGTGTCCCGTACGGCGATTTGCTCGAAGCCACGCGCGCCACCATGGCCCCAGTGCGCGGCGTGCCGTTCGTGGCCCGCGCCGTGCTTGCCGTATTCAAGCATCCGGTGCTGCTCCGCACCGCGTTGCTTGGCGCACGACTGTTCCGCGCCACGCGGTTGCCGCAGCTGCTCGCGCAGATCCTGCCGGCACGGCTCGCGTTCCCCATGGCGATGATTGCGTCCACCACACCGGCCAACTTGCGGTCGAGCGCTGTACGCACGACATCGAGCCGCACGTCCGTCACGCCGCCATCGACACCGGCGGTCACGGCGACCTGCCTCACCGGCTGCGTGATGTCAGGCTTGTTTTCGCATGTGAACGACGCGACCGATCGGGTGCTCACGCACAACGGGTTTCAATTGCAGCACACGCGCGCACAGGGCTGTTGCGGCGCCTTACATGCGCATGCCGGCGATCTCGAGAGTGCACGCGCGCTGGCTCGCATCAACGTGGCCGCCTTCGAGCAGTCGGGCACCGATGTCATCGCCGTCAACTCCGCTGGCTGTGGCGCGATGCTCAAGCAGTACGGGCATCTGCTGCACGACGATCCCGCGTGGGCCGCACGGGCCGAGCGCGTCAGCGCGCGCACACGCGACATCTCGGAGTTGCTGGCCACCGTGGGACCCATCGCCGGCACCGCATCGGTGGCACTGCGCGTGACGCATGATCCGCCCTGTCACCAGATGCACGCCCAGCGCGTGGTGTCGCCCCCACTGACAGTGTTGCGTGCGATTCCTGGACTCGCGCTCATTCCACTCGAAGACGCCGATCAATGTTGCGGATCGGCTGGCATCTATAACCTCGTCGAGCCGGATACCTCCGACGCGGTACTCGCACCGAAGCTGGCACGCATCGCCGAGAGTGGTGCCGACTGGGTGGCCACCGGAAACCCCGGGTGCATGATGCAGATCGGTGCCGGCCTGCTGCGCAGCAAGTCGCGCGCGCGTGTCGTGCATCCCATCGAACTGCTCGACGCGTCGTACGAGCACCGACCATGA
- a CDS encoding HAD family hydrolase: MTVAGVGRVTIVAFDGIIADTLPLRARALADAMVLECAATGVAIDADALRTTLLPLVPGRTFSESMASALASVPALQHDRIQHDVTLHDIIALRAQHAWAATVAHGVPLHDGVLARLQALVARGVRVVLRSDSQRREVEPLLRLAGLEDSMLFLRCADDVPRLTGAPSLQASYEAIAVRLERLRVPRGLCDAVEASGGTAALALGFSAASRTVL; encoded by the coding sequence ATGACTGTCGCCGGTGTCGGTCGGGTCACGATCGTGGCATTCGACGGCATCATCGCAGATACGCTACCACTGCGGGCGAGGGCGCTCGCCGACGCGATGGTGCTCGAGTGCGCGGCAACAGGTGTGGCCATCGACGCCGACGCGTTACGGACCACATTGCTGCCGCTGGTGCCCGGGCGCACGTTCTCCGAGAGCATGGCGTCGGCCCTAGCATCAGTACCGGCGTTGCAGCACGATCGCATTCAGCACGATGTCACATTGCACGACATCATCGCGTTGCGAGCGCAGCACGCGTGGGCAGCCACCGTGGCGCACGGCGTACCACTTCACGACGGGGTCCTTGCCCGATTGCAGGCACTAGTGGCGCGCGGAGTGCGGGTTGTCTTGCGCAGTGATTCTCAGCGCCGAGAGGTGGAACCGTTACTGCGCCTGGCCGGTCTTGAAGACAGCATGCTGTTTCTGCGCTGCGCCGATGATGTGCCGCGACTGACCGGTGCTCCGTCGTTGCAGGCCAGCTATGAAGCGATCGCCGTCCGCCTCGAGCGATTGCGGGTTCCGCGGGGACTTTGTGACGCAGTCGAGGCCTCCGGCGGAACGGCCGCGCTTGCTCTGGGGTTTTCAGCAGCGAGCCGCACGGTACTCTGA
- a CDS encoding YgfZ/GcvT domain-containing protein — protein sequence MSNSDAISPNFTSPTPPDVAPPSLVYPEPLSAHDAEAFLDLRRESAWFESAGQWSTFRGPKAAEALNGLVTNDVTLLQPGEGLHAAALTPKGKVLCDMLIFRMDEETFMLTVLRACAPQWLATARKYVNPRLAKVEDESDKWATWMLYGAQASKAVAALGGAAHTVEDLGDVMMQGLAEWKLWQHGLWNIGPVNVRLIRAPLMGTTPGFIIMADARDAEIVRQRLEKSVYRQATRAVWNIARVEGGRPAWGLDMDDNTIPQEANLDTLGAISFTKGCYTGQETVARVHFRGHVNRRLRGLLGASPMPQHGQVVDATGKLVGDVRSTVISPRLGPIAIAMLRREVQAGDTVIVEGTEGPISAEVRELPFPE from the coding sequence TTGTCCAACTCTGACGCGATCTCCCCGAACTTCACGAGCCCGACGCCACCTGACGTGGCGCCGCCGTCGCTCGTGTATCCGGAGCCGTTGTCAGCCCATGACGCCGAAGCGTTCCTTGATCTGCGACGCGAATCGGCATGGTTCGAGTCGGCTGGCCAGTGGAGCACGTTTCGTGGACCGAAGGCCGCCGAAGCGTTGAATGGACTCGTCACCAACGACGTCACGCTGCTGCAACCCGGTGAAGGACTGCACGCCGCCGCGCTGACGCCGAAGGGCAAGGTGCTCTGCGACATGCTCATCTTCCGCATGGACGAAGAGACGTTCATGCTCACCGTGCTCCGCGCCTGCGCGCCGCAGTGGCTGGCCACGGCCCGCAAGTATGTGAATCCGCGTCTCGCGAAAGTCGAGGATGAATCGGACAAGTGGGCCACGTGGATGCTGTACGGCGCGCAAGCATCGAAAGCGGTCGCTGCCCTCGGCGGCGCCGCTCACACGGTCGAAGATCTTGGCGACGTGATGATGCAGGGGCTCGCCGAGTGGAAGCTGTGGCAGCATGGGCTCTGGAACATCGGGCCGGTCAATGTGCGACTCATTCGCGCGCCGCTGATGGGAACGACGCCGGGCTTCATCATCATGGCCGACGCGCGTGACGCCGAGATTGTGCGCCAGCGCCTCGAGAAGTCGGTGTACCGTCAAGCCACGCGAGCGGTGTGGAACATCGCGCGCGTGGAAGGTGGGCGGCCGGCGTGGGGCCTCGATATGGACGACAACACGATTCCGCAGGAAGCGAATCTTGATACGCTCGGCGCGATCTCGTTCACGAAGGGCTGCTACACAGGCCAGGAAACCGTGGCGCGTGTCCACTTCCGCGGGCACGTGAATCGCCGCCTGCGCGGACTGCTCGGCGCGTCACCAATGCCGCAACACGGGCAGGTCGTGGACGCCACCGGCAAACTGGTCGGCGATGTGCGCAGCACGGTGATCTCGCCGCGCCTGGGGCCGATCGCGATCGCGATGCTGCGTCGGGAAGTGCAGGCGGGAGACACGGTGATCGTGGAAGGCACCGAAGGACCGATCAGCGCCGAAGTGCGCGAACTTCCGTTCCCCGAGTAG
- a CDS encoding glycosyltransferase, which translates to MLIFLILVAATAFGILVLGWVIYPSRTAKAANAGAGEIDTSAAGGSESPISVILATRESDEAILRRIDDLRRGDYPTALTEIVIALDATRSNGLDGLREKLPQRTRAVHGAVPGKSSALNAGVAAASHELLFFVDTAQSFEHDTISKLVSAVRTDGWGAMTATLAPTSGDVLMDRYWSRELAIRLGQARRHSIICVTGCAYVMHRRFWRDMPAGLICDDLWSTYSVVTNGGRVGIVTKARVTDPRRFTRDDEYARRLRTMTGMLQFARWFPAVLSRQKNPMWTDFLLHKLTRPATPVLLLVGGAAAWGAIALASPVTAWALLAAGVAIIALVWLLAQFAPGRLGQRAKGLVFAQRLLVMPLYAIARAVRSDWDVWKPHH; encoded by the coding sequence GTGCTCATCTTCCTCATCCTCGTCGCCGCGACCGCGTTCGGTATTCTGGTTCTCGGGTGGGTGATCTACCCGTCCAGAACCGCGAAAGCTGCAAATGCGGGCGCGGGTGAGATCGACACCAGCGCGGCTGGGGGTTCGGAATCACCGATCAGCGTGATTCTCGCAACAAGAGAATCTGACGAAGCGATCCTGCGGCGCATCGATGACCTACGACGCGGAGACTACCCGACCGCGCTGACGGAGATCGTCATCGCGCTCGACGCGACACGATCGAACGGGTTGGACGGCCTGCGGGAGAAACTGCCCCAGCGTACGCGTGCCGTTCACGGTGCCGTCCCCGGAAAGTCCTCGGCCCTGAACGCCGGGGTTGCCGCGGCTTCGCATGAACTCCTGTTCTTTGTCGATACGGCGCAGTCGTTCGAGCACGACACGATCTCAAAGCTCGTGAGCGCGGTCCGCACGGACGGCTGGGGCGCCATGACCGCGACGCTCGCGCCTACGAGCGGCGACGTCCTGATGGATCGCTACTGGTCTCGCGAATTAGCCATTCGTCTAGGCCAGGCAAGGCGGCACAGCATCATCTGCGTGACCGGCTGCGCCTATGTCATGCATCGACGTTTCTGGCGCGACATGCCCGCAGGATTGATTTGCGATGACCTGTGGAGCACCTACTCGGTCGTGACCAACGGAGGTCGTGTGGGCATCGTGACCAAGGCCAGAGTCACCGACCCTCGACGCTTTACACGAGACGATGAATACGCGCGCCGACTGCGGACGATGACCGGCATGCTGCAGTTTGCTCGCTGGTTCCCTGCGGTGCTGAGTCGGCAGAAGAACCCGATGTGGACGGATTTTCTGCTGCACAAACTCACGCGACCGGCCACCCCCGTCCTCCTGCTCGTCGGCGGCGCCGCTGCATGGGGAGCGATCGCCTTGGCAAGCCCCGTCACGGCATGGGCACTGCTGGCCGCCGGGGTCGCCATCATCGCGCTCGTCTGGCTCTTGGCTCAGTTCGCGCCGGGGCGATTGGGACAAAGGGCGAAGGGACTCGTGTTCGCACAACGCTTGCTCGTGATGCCGCTCTACGCCATTGCCCGGGCGGTACGATCGGACTGGGACGTCTGGAAGCCGCATCATTAG